The Lasioglossum baleicum chromosome 18, iyLasBale1, whole genome shotgun sequence genomic sequence GAACTTCCTAATTGGAAAGTTCCAACGCTAATCTTGAAAAGCAAGTTAGTTTTATTGTCATTGTGTGTACCAGTAAAACCGTGTggattttttatactaaaaatatttgattttaattttcaattttggcacgaaattaattttttcgatgAACTGCGAATGATAAAGAGgaacgatttttttcaaataacgCAAAAAAGtagaaattattcaacaaaaacTTTGTTTAAAAACAAGAAAATTAAACACATTTGTTTTGCAGGTTGCCGGAGGAGCTGCCTTAGCTCTTGGAATCTGGCTATTTGCTGACAGCAATTCTTTCGCTGAACTCGTAGGCAAACTCGACCAATCAGCAGATATACTGGTAAATTTTCGCAAAACttccaaataaaatatatttcccaGAAAATTTATTAGAATCCAGTATCACATTATTGTATCTTTAATTTAGTAATTATAATGtagttttattaaatataatctCTATATTAATGTTTGTATCTTACTACTTAATCAATTTTAGTGCTgcattattttatattcaatttaattGAAATGAAGTTCTATTTAATTCTAATTTCTGCATTGATTTTCTATATTAGTCAATTAATATTGAacattattttacattaattttaacactatattattttatttttaatttaatcgaaatagaattctatataattttatttctccTGAATTCGGCTATAAAAATATATCAATGTATCTAAATATTCATTTcaaatttgtttattaatttcaatataccagtgtaaacaaatttttatattttgtagTTAAGGatgcatctaaaaaaataatttcggttttagaaatagaaatagaaaaatacCTGCAAAATCTTGTAGATCAATTTTATGTAAAAAGTGATCACATTGATTTTTTTCCAGAGTAAAACAGATGCAGATGTCATCAAAGTGATATCATACATCCTAATTGCAGCAGGAGCACTGACTTTCCTAATCAGTTTCCTAGGGTACTGTGGAGCAATGTTCGAATCAAGATGTCTGCTCTGTTTTGTAAGTATTCTGACACAGTCTTTGAAGTCATCCATTGTTTCGCATTATAaaagtaattttaattttacagtACGGTGTCCTTATATTACTGGTTGTAGTCCTCGAATGTATCGCAGTAGGTTTAGCCTTTGGGCTTAAAGGAGATGTAAGTCATTTTTACTCAAATGCAAATTCtaatatttcgaataaacaATATTTGATTCAACAACCTTTTGACTGGGATTGTTCCAGGCGGAAAAGGGTACGCAAAGTTTCCTCAAGTCAACAATTAAGTACTATGCCAGCAATGTTGACAAAACAGAAACGATTACAGTCTTTTGGGATGGCCTAATGAGTCAGGTTGTTAAGGactttattaattgattaatcaaGTAAGCGTGTGGGAGGAATGAAACGCATGAGAGATTAGTATGAAAGATTCATGGGCATAAATAGAATAATAGGTTCAGCCTCTTCCGGTGTTATGAACTTGTGACATGTGTTTTTATGCTGCTTTTAACTTTTAGCTTCATTGTTGCGGAGTGGAGAGCTACACAGACTTCCGAGAGAGCATAAACTGGACAACTACAGATAAGATTATTCCTGAAGCATGTTGTATAAAGGAAAACAATGCTTTGAAGGATCCTTCCTGCCCTATGAGTCCCACTTCCATTAATTCTTACTACAAACAGGTCTGTAACgcatacaatatatttaatcGATTGAGTCGATCTAGCATTCTGATTTTTTCTATGTTTTTTATAATACAcaacataaatttaaatatcataTAAACACTGTAACTTCAGattaattttcagaatatgtatttgGGTATTTGATATACACTACTgtacaaaagaaagaagcacccagtataattataagatgtaatgacaatatctttatgtagaaactgtattgtacaatgattgatttattgcatttaatcaaaagttactgtgttcttatttgattttttacgcttttctattaaatatggccgggtgcttctttcttttgcacagcagtgtatgtgtcaaatttttttttaatttttacgtcgttaaaaaggaaaaattttgaaaagcaaATCGACGAGACATCAATTCATAGAGAAGACCCGACTCAGATCGCAACAGTAGGGTTGTATAAATTTTGTATCGATGTCATGAATATTTTAGGGTTGCTACGAAGCGATAGTGAGGACAATAGAAGAAAACGCAGCGATTGCAATCGGCGTGGGAGCAGGTCTGGCATTTGTCGAAATCCTCGTGATTATTCTAGCCCTACACCTAGCCTGCTGTTACTGGCGACCCCAACATGGTAGGCTTCCTCTTCTCACTTAACGCATCTCAATCAGTAAAACAGAGTTTCCCTGGCGTATTCGAGCAAACGGTTTCAAATCTCCCGCCAAAGATTTGGCGGAAAATGCAACGAAAGCAAACCTTTCTAGTGGCAGACGACGCGACGTGTCTAGAAAGACTGTAGAGAAATTTCGTCgagaaatttgataaaaaaagaaaaacgttcTTTTAGCTTGCATCGACGTGTCATCGTCGAGACAGGCCTGGTGAACAGCGACGGAGACGGTGTTTGCTTTTTCAAGTAAGGCTTAGAAGGCGTTGCGCGTTTCAATTCCTTTTATTTCCAGTAGAGTTTGCATGAAAATCACCTTaacgatttttaaaatatcatctCGGATAATTCACATATTATCATATTCATATGatcaattatttaaaacctATTGGCAATATTAAAATCCGATTATACACGCTTAATAGTTTGAATCCATTTTCGAAACGAGCTAGACGCGCAAAATGTGATTTGGtatgtttataaaattgttaataatatgtacaaattttttaatgcaAACAAGATAACTTTTTATATGGATATTTTTAATAGCTTTCAAGTTTatatataaatcaatttttattagacAGCTGTTTTAATTATAACCCGGTTTAAAATTATATTGTTACACAAAAgctatactaatttgttacttTGTGACTCCTATGatgtattttttatacaaaGTATATTCTCGAAACTTACATTTCTTCAGTTATTTTCAGTAAAGCCTGTAGTTATTTACACGTTTAAATTCCAAATGTTAATTTTTTCAACAGAACTTAAAAATCCTTTTGATTTTCTTTAATGACACCTTACATTCAACCTTGCAGAGTGATAGTTGACTACGAATTTGAGAATTTATCAGATAATAATCTTCAAAGTCAGAAATTCAAATCAGAAATAGTACAGATAATTGttagaatattttaaaaattggaatGAACTAAAGACTGACTAACTCGTATTGAAAAATAGCAAACAATGCCAGAGAATACACTCTGTATAAAACTAACGAACCTAAGTGCCTGAgcatgaaataatttcattctgaaGCAGTTTCTTTTCAGTAGGAAAATTTCTTTGATGAATCAACGGAAAAGTTCAAATTTTTTGAAGGATTTAAGAGAGCTTTATGATTATACTAATAGTGATAAATCGGTGAAAAGAACACTGTCAATTCACACCGGGCATCCAAAACGTTTTCGTTTGCAGTTTTAACTTGTTGGTGCTGCTGTTGACCAGATACACTAACAACGAACTCTTCTCACATCTTCATGGCACCATAGAAGTGAATTGGTTTACGCTTGCTTGAAACTAGCCCAGGATCTGTTCgacatttattattcatacccaATCTACCGTCACTGTAACATTCTTAAACCTAATTGTTAATGTAATTAagaattctttattttatttctatctCAGAGATATAGTTCCGACATCTTTGTTATTGcttattatattaattgaaaTTGCTGTAAAGCAATAGCAAAAACGTTGGAGTTAAGAAACGAGTGGTTTCTGTTGAATTATTCCTTgtttattgtttaaaaattatttatgagTTTCATTGATTTTGAGAATTAAAAATTACTACGTCCTACGAATCAGTACAAAACCAAATTTAAGACGCGATAGACAAAACTATATGTGTCGACGTTGAACCACTTTGTATATATTTAAACTAGTTAAAGCGTAAAGATAATTAAGCGATAGAACAAATTGAAACGGATACTTGAATATATATTGTACTGCattattttattacaatttatttagtGTATTGTATTAGTGTGCATAGATAGAATATATAGCTGAACGTTTTGTACAAGAATTGAGATTTGTATATGAACTTGTACCGTTTTCCAAAGTGTAAgaagataaaaattttgtattatttttaaacgGCGAATTTTTTCTAAATTCCCTCAATCGttctaaaaaaatatatttccttATATGAAAATAATCACCATTACTCAAGtccttatttaaaaatattctgtgatgcaaaattgtaattttattattaaaaaaaaatcttaataaaaagaaaagaagataattttataaaaaggaAAATCATTGGGGTAATAAATTAACACATTTCATCatacaaattatatataaatgtaatataaattaatagaagttaaaatttttaaataaaatatctatGTGGGGTAACCCATTTAAATCAGTCCACTCGAATATCTACGAAAACGGtttattgatataaaaaaacgttccaaataaaaattgagtcGATTTAATTGTAGGTATTTTTTCGTACGTGGAGCTGTAAATGTCCTATATAGATCTGCAATGTTTGTTTTTAAATGTAATcgtatattttttaatgtatagaACGATGTAGCTTGTAATTCTTTACTAAAAAGTACTAAGCCACTGATATCGAGAAACCATTGGTTCAACGTATATTTGAATTGTAATTGAAAAGTAACACGCCATCTAATAATGGAAATACAGTGATTTCCCAGTGACTATCAACTGCTATCAACTGTTCGCAACACGCACGGTTCTCCTTATGTAGTAagcaaaaacaaaaaaaaaagaaatgcgaAATGTAATATACCGCAGACATCTGCCCCAAAAACCTGATATATTATCGAAGAGATTGAAGAGAACTAGGGCTAttcattcaattaatttttcttctttGATCTTTCGATCTGATCAATACAGTGGTTCAAATAATTGGAACCAATTGTatcttttgaaataatggtcTTTAGCCATGGGTGGTGCAGTTCTTTCTTGTAGAGAATTAATAACTGCATCGATCAGTGTATTCAGAAATATGGAATGTCCCATTTGTTGTTATTATTCGGAAATACCTGCGAAACTCTTGctgatataaaaaatgtttcaaacaaaagttgaatTGCTTTAAACGCtgttttttaatggaatcatacatacagcttgtcaaatctagctatCTGTTTGGGAGATAGAATGTAAGATGTCCGTttaacttttgtctgaaacattttttagtgtTATCAACCAATATTCGAGTTCGAATTCGCGAGAAAAGCTCCTTCCTCAAAGCTTTGATGatctaaaagttgtattttctaAAATTGATTAACCCGTTTTACGATCTTAATCTAATCATAGAATTTATTTACTCTACGTCTCAACTAGTATCACAGTTGTTActtacaatataaaaatattttctagttaTCATATTATAGATATACAAGTTGTGTTTAAATTTATCAAATTAAGAATCAATTATCGAAAGACTAATATTAAACATACAAGACAATAATCGagaagttaaaaataattacacGACAGTTAGAAGAATGTCTATATGTCTGGCGAATTTTCAAATATCTATTTCACTCACATAATGGAAAATTTGTactctgaaaaaatatacattgtaGAATTTCTTGTGGTCTCTCTAACGTTaaataaagtacagagtttttttttaataatattagataATTAAAGGATAGATGGATTAAATGTACATTTCATTCATTTCGTATATTATAGTCCCAGTGAAATCCTTCTATCCTTAAATTATACTTGAACACTATTTCCGTTATCGTGTGTACAAGTGTTATAAACAAATTTCGACTACTCTACTTTTTACAATTGCAATGTCTCTTGAAAACACGTTCTCTTGTGAACTACTCTCCTAAAATTCCCCAAAATGCAATTCAGTTGATCCAGGACGACTGATTTGGTAGACAGAGGGGGCTAGGAGAGTAAAGTAGGTCCTATTGAGGTGGTCCACCCATTATTCCCATGGGTGGCATACCCTGGATTCCATAGGGTCCTTGTGGAGGACCTTGATTGCCAGGCATGGGGGAATGCAACTGCATCGCAGGACTTTGGATCTGCTGAGTTGGGGTCACTTGTCCACCGGCTGGTGACTGAACCACCtacaacaatttttttccgCCTGAGGACTGTTTTTTCACGAGCAAACGGTTGTTTCAAGTGTCCGAAACGAATACGATGTTTCCTtccgaaattgaaattttcaaaaattatgggTGATGAAGAAAAACAACTTTTACAAAAAGCGTCTGAAATTTGTTAAGCAATATAATGTTATAAGCATTTTTTACCTGAGACATAACCGTAGGTGGATCCGACGGCAACGTTAAATTAGCCAGCAGGTCTCTGACAGCAGGGAAAAGCGAACATTCAGCTTGGTTTGCACCGTACTCTGCAAACCTCTTTAATTGTAGAGATGCTGCAGCCATCGCCGAAGCTGGACTAGGATCCCTCTTCTCTGCCAATTGCGTCACATTCGTATTAACATCGAAAACTAATGGTAAAACTAAAGAGAGTGTCTCTCCTTGATATGGTAATCCGATTCTGGTTATTTGCAACTGCAATACAAATGAATCTcatattacattaaattaaataataaatgtagtattgttttttataaaaagaaaatacacTTACGaagaacagaattttatttctacAAACGAGCACTGCCGCCATACCAGTGGGCACAATCGGTGTGCCTGAAGGAGGAATCCTTAAACACCATTGTACACTCCATTTAAGCTGTTGTTGTTGCAGTAACCCAGGTACCAGCTCCAGTTTCATTATTTGCACAAAATCTTTTAGAACGTTATACGGAACATTCAACATCCTACCAAATGCAGAGAGAGTATTTGGTTTATATGGGGGAGCTGCGGCTCGAGTATCAAAGAATTTCTCTATAATCTGCCGAAAGAAATCGTGCATagacatataaaaaaaatatacaaatcaAATAAAACACACAATTTACTAAAAAATTACTTGTAACTCTTCCAGAGTCCATTGATCCTTATGTTCAGGAAGCGGCTGCACTTTTATATGAAGTGATTGCAGATGTTGCGGATTTAGACCAACTCGACACTGCAGGCTCTCTACTTTGAACTGTACAACTCCTGGTTCCGTACTATTAATCGCAGTTAGCTGTCaaattaattacaaattaatcTATACTTTGTATACGTATGAAAAGTTTTCAGTTCATGtataatttccattaaaaattagaaacttaCGCAGTCATCTGTTTGTATGAATCGTTGGAACTGTCTGCGCATATAAATGCACCCCAAGAATCTTTCCAGCGGAGATAGATCCGGGCCGGGAAGTCCCGAGGGATGCGGAGAGGGGCAAGAAAGAAGTTCCAAGGCCTCGTGGGTAAGCAAGGTAGGCACTGCGCCAGCCCAGGATCGCGGAGGAAGAACTCTAGGAATATGTGTTCCTGTTTTATGATCCGAAGCCTGCGGACTGTGTAGCGCATGTCCTGGACTCTGGGCTGGGCGTGCTGGAGAGGGTCTGGGTACATTGGGTGAGCCTGGCCAGTTAGAAGCAGCTGGCGATGCCATGCTCTGCGAAGATGGAAAGGGACTGCCATCTATGTGTCCTAGATAAATAATTCATATAAAACATTGAATGCCAGCCTCAAATACGTTTGTATCCTACGTCTATCCTAATTTCTACCACTTACCAGTTTGCATGAAGGAGCCTGCAGGCGAATGCCCAACCTGAACATTGCTACATGGCCCAGGAGAAGATGTAGGCATTAAGCCAGCAGGGCTGGGAACATGCATTGGATTCAAAGGGCTGTTTGCAACCAGTCCAGAGCCTGGCGAAGGGTGTGGTAACATGTTTGGTGTGTTGGGTGGAAGAGATGGTGGAGAGGCTAGGTTGAAGGAGGTAGCTGGACTACTTCCGAAACTCTGATGTTGGTTTGTCTGAAAAAAAGTATATGTGTAACTCGCTAGATAAAATTCGGATGTCAAGTGTACGATAACTAAAAAAATACCTGTGATATATTGGTAGTGTGCGGACTAGCTGGCGTGTGAGGATTACTACCAGAAGGTGGAGTGAGTGGTGGATGGAACCGTAAACCATCTCTCTGCTGCGCAGGTGATTGTGGTCCGCTTCTGTGGTGACTTAGAAAACCTACATTCCCACTTCCACTACCTCCATCGCTATCCATTGTTACAGGAGAAGGAGGATTATCATCTTCAGATTGTGACCTTCTGCGAAACACTGCACTTTCGTCTACGTACTTAGACAGGAACGCCTGCAAacatgttattaattatcaCGTGTCATACAGCCATAAGCTTAACTCTCGTCCGTCCCTCATTTTCGCAACTTAATGTGCCCCTTCGTGTGCAAATTGACACAATGGTAAAACATCAAATAAAATGAagcaataaagtaataaatatttacgcAATATGTTGCTCGCATAATCGCATTTCTCAATTTCATTCGCACGTGTTCGACTTCGCTCTGTTCAGATCAATTGTTCTACAAATGAAGGAACAACATCATCCTTTAAATGAAAATCCTTAAgtgaaattgacacgagggatggATGAGGGTTAACATTTGGAATGCGAAGTAGATGCTAGTCAATGTCGtcggaaataaatatttctccaGAGGTTTCTCACCTTCAGTCCTTGCGTGGGCGTGAATTCATCGACAACATAACTTCTATCGAAGCGACTGTACGCGCCATCCCTTAGGCTTACTAGACCGCCTCCGCGTAAGCGCAACTCTAAACAGTACATACCCTGATATGCAATTCTCACCAAGGTTACGCATTGTGGCATAATAGTAAAAGTTTGTACTGGCACTTGAGGTCGctacaaaaaaaaatacaattataatatgtacataAACAGTATTAAAATTCACTGATTCAATGCAAACTCTTACTGAATTGTAAACACAGAGCTGTGGAATCATAGGTAGTTTACTGATCGATGTGAGGGGCTGAAGTGTTTCATGGAGAATGTGTATAAGTTGCGCTAAATTTCTGTGCCTGTTTAAATGGGCTTCGAGTTGTTCTTTCATAATTGAGTGAGCATTCGTTGTGGTACTTGTTGGACCTATataattatgaaatatttttttattataaaatcgatTCGTTAACCGTCGGCCGCCGGAGTATGCTGGAAATTTGATAGCGTTGGATCTTTCTGACCAAGTCGGAAAATTTCGAATATAGTCGGCTACGCTACTTCCAGGATTGATCCGCTCGGACGGAAGACGGTTGTTAATAGAAATTTTAGTACTTGTAAAACAATACTAACTTTTTCCAAAAGTTAGTTTGAACGCTTTATCATTCGCATTCCACTGTATTGTGACAGTAGCTCCACGATTAGGACCATACGCCAAGACTAACTTGCTGTAGTTAAATGATTTTATGCTAACCATGTTCCGTAAGTTGTATTTTTCTAGATACACATAAAAATAGAGATAATTATTGGCAGTTGATATTTAACAAAACAGAGTATTATAATTACCCATTTTGAAGTATTCTGCCAGATCATGCACCAGAGAATACATGTGCACAACTTGTGCCCAATCGTTGAGCAATGCATCAACTGTACGCGACATGGTATCTGCTGTTCCCATCTCATACTGAAAATATACTGGTCTCCGCAAACCTaacaaaagtaaaaattgttcaaaaaacTTACAAGGGACGATCCCGTTTACGTTCCCTTGCTAGAAGAATTTGATTCAATTTAAATTACCTTGTTCTTTTGGATGATTACTAGACAAAGGACTGCCATGGAACACAAATTCAGCCATCCAAGTTTTTGCCATACCTTTGCCCTGAACCCTGATTGACACGCTGAGCAGTCTTTTAAGAAGCGCCTGCCACGAGCAGCTGGAGCTTATTGTACTAGAAGGAGCAGGTAATTGGACCAACTTTAGAACCAATGCAGTGGCATTTGCCTCCACTTGTAGTCCTTGATGAGCTATGTCTCTCTTAGTTAACTCCTGCGCaagtgttacaaaaggtattctTTCATCGCAGAGAGCAACCACATGCGCTAACTCTGGAATGAAGTACGCAGGTTGCTTGGACCGTCTGTTCTGTAATGTTGTGCTTGCATCAGTCCTTCCACTGGGTCCTGTGCTCCTGCGCTTATTGCTGTTTATCTCAGTAGCCTCTGTAACATGTTCGTATAAAGTTGGACTCCAGCTTCACTTgacaaatgaaaataattaaaacaatacTGACCACTGTCGACGCTGGTGAAGGGACCATGAGTTATAACGAAAGTATCAAACTCAATTAAAGTTTGTACTTTCAAATACATCTTTGGAATCTCTGTTTCAATGCTGTCGTCATGAGGATCGTCTTCCACAGAACTATGCTTCACCACAGCAAGATAAAATGAACATTCGATTTCACAAGGtgaactctctttctctttgaaTGCTACTATTAGTATCACTGTGGGATGCCGATGAAGTTGAACAAACATACGGTGTCTACTGATTTTTGACATCGGATGCTCAGGATGATGGAGAATTGGCAACCGTTCGTGCGAAGTGGCTGGGAGATGCTGTAGAGTCTTTTCACATCTCCTTTGCGTTATCCAGAACCTGGAATAGACGATAAATAGACACGATAATACACAATAAATTTCTGGTTCTAGTGGAAAATGGAAAAGGATAAAAAAGATTACCTCAGTTCTGAAATCAAAGTTGGCAGTCGAGAGTGATCACCATTCAAGGTAGCAGTTAGTTCAGGCACTAAAGGTGCTTCATATTGAGGTACATGGCACTGTAGCATTCCAGTGTGAGTGTCAACGGTAACCAAAAGGTGTTCTGCTCTTAAACAAGGTTGCAAAATTGGAACAGACAGGATCGCAGGTGAACCAGCTAAAGTACACTCAACATCTTTCAACATGGATTGCAATTCCTGTTTCAAATCCAGCAACCTACTTCTGGTGCGTACATAGATTGTATGCACCAGTAAACATTCCATTGACAGTTGATCCGATCTAATCGCTCTATCTGCTATTTCACTTTCCTTGCTGCCTAGAGATGGAACATGCACTATTGCAAGCGATCTAGCTGGATCATGCTGGTCCACTTGGACTGTAAGCTTGTACCCCAACTCTGATCGAGGATCTTTATTCGTCAACTCTCTCCAGTATGATACGGATAGACATTTCCCAGGCGTGTACTCGTCTACATGAATGTGATCATCCAATCTGTCTCGTATCAATCTTAATGTTTGGGAATATAGTACTTCCAGCTGAAGCGATTGACAAAAATAGTGCAAAATGTGGTAAACTTCAGATAATGGGTTTGTGCTCTCTGCCAATCTCGATTGGACTACCTAATAgttaaaataaattctattattACATGAACAGAAATATATATCTTTCTTCCTCCAAGACACAAATAATACCTGATGAACATATCGTGTTTGCAAAGGATGGACCAATGCTTTTCCATCGCCAGTCTCTCTATCCGAAACTAAAATTTCTAATTCCAACAATCTCCAGGGCACAGCTGGACCGTCTCCCATAACTGTAAGCGATACTGAAAATTCTTGTTCAACAAGGAATGTTACTCTCCCTGcctcaatttttaaattacgcATCTGTGGAAGCAGATTTCCCGTTACTAGTCTGTGTTGAATAACTTGGTTCAGTCTTTGAAGTGTGCTTCTTTTCTCTGCTGGTGTGATTGGGTCTGGAGGAACAATTCTCTCCTATGGAAAAATAGATTTGTGTAACATCATTCTTTGTGTAGACATTGGTAAGTTACACTTACTCTTATGCATGCTGGCAAACGACTGTATGTTCCTGTTGTCAGAACTTCCACTGCAGCAGGAATATGGAAATTGGGTAATCTTGCATGGACTAATGTCTCTCGAGCCATGCGTGCCAACATATCAGCAGTGTCAACGAAGAGCAACGATTGTTTGTCCAAAAAGGCCATTATGTgctattgacaaaacattttgATCAGTAAAACATGAAACAGAATTTTAACAATGAAATAGAACTTTTAATGTACCGCAGATTTATCGACTTTAGATGCACTGTTCGCCCATTTAACTAAAGCAAGCAACCGTACATATAGTTGTCTGGTTCTCGCTGAAAAGTTATAGATCTCAATTTTTCTTTCCATATCGGTTTTTCTCGGTAATCtgtaaatgtatatgtatatgtaatattGATTTACTTTGTAATGCtaatagaatatttgaataacaTAAATTTTCTTACAGCTCGGCCAAAACTGTGAGTTCATGGTAAGTGCGTTGTATGATGAAATCAATCAGTATGCCAAGAGAAATATTTCCACCACGATTTCCTTCCTGTGGGATATTGTTTGTAACGGGAGTTTGATGTCCCTCCAAAGGCACCGGAGCCATTTTGTGCCGTGTTTCAATCAATTAATCTAGAACTTATTATATTACAGTGATAATTAAAATGATTCTTTgcgaaatatgaaaatatatctTTCATTTCTATCGCAAATGAAACCATAGTCACAGAGAATTCCCGTATCGAATTTTGTTTTATACATTTTGGTAAATTCCAGCTTCAGAAAGCGGATTagattccttttttatttcgctTGTCATCAGTATTTAATAGTTTCAATTTCTGACATTGCATACGCTTTGTGACAGTTTTACCAAGTCTTATACAACAAGTTAACCACAGTTTTTATGAAACCACATTGCATCCACCAAATTCACTTGTCATATTTCttagttttacacgattttattaataccgtttaattgtttaatattaattcgCTGCGAAATATTATTCCAAAAATTCAGACTGATCTTTTAATGAATATAAACAAgagaaaaattcattagtcgctttcgtattaaaaaatttattatcgatAGAATTTTATCAAAGAAAAGTATTAACGATAACAAATATAGTTATAAAGGGCACAGTCTTACCTGtaacatttatttttcaatatttaacacttCGACGACACGGTAGTAAGGTGAAAGTATAGCTACCTTTTCAAATTGATCATAAACTCTAAGATACTAGATGGAACAGTAGCTAGTATTTTCTATCTTTTTCGATTATTCTCAATGCACCGAAT encodes the following:
- the Tsp66e gene encoding tetraspanin 66E isoform X2, translating into MFPYNVNELSTILEKVEPGGKQVNGSKMACASQCAKYFLCFFNFVFFVAGGAALALGIWLFADSNSFAELVGKLDQSADILSKTDADVIKVISYILIAAGALTFLISFLGYCGAMFESRCLLCFYGVLILLVVVLECIAVGLAFGLKGDAEKGTQSFLKSTIKYYASNVDKTETITVFWDGLMSQLHCCGVESYTDFRESINWTTTDKIIPEACCIKENNALKDPSCPMSPTSINSYYKQGCYEAIVRTIEENAAIAIGVGAGLAFVEILVIILALHLACCYWRPQHVLTCWCCC
- the Tsp66e gene encoding tetraspanin 66E isoform X3, encoding MACASQCAKYFLCFFNFVFFVAGGAALALGIWLFADSNSFAELVGKLDQSADILSKTDADVIKVISYILIAAGALTFLISFLGYCGAMFESRCLLCFYGVLILLVVVLECIAVGLAFGLKGDAEKGTQSFLKSTIKYYASNVDKTETITVFWDGLMSQLHCCGVESYTDFRESINWTTTDKIIPEACCIKENNALKDPSCPMSPTSINSYYKQGCYEAIVRTIEENAAIAIGVGAGLAFVEILVIILALHLACCYWRPQHACIDVSSSRQAW
- the Tsp66e gene encoding tetraspanin 66E isoform X1; the protein is MFPYNVNELSTILEKVEPGGKQVNGSKMACASQCAKYFLCFFNFVFFVAGGAALALGIWLFADSNSFAELVGKLDQSADILSKTDADVIKVISYILIAAGALTFLISFLGYCGAMFESRCLLCFYGVLILLVVVLECIAVGLAFGLKGDAEKGTQSFLKSTIKYYASNVDKTETITVFWDGLMSQLHCCGVESYTDFRESINWTTTDKIIPEACCIKENNALKDPSCPMSPTSINSYYKQGCYEAIVRTIEENAAIAIGVGAGLAFVEILVIILALHLACCYWRPQHACIDVSSSRQAW
- the Med14 gene encoding mediator complex subunit 14, whose product is MAPVPLEGHQTPVTNNIPQEGNRGGNISLGILIDFIIQRTYHELTVLAELLPRKTDMERKIEIYNFSARTRQLYVRLLALVKWANSASKVDKSAHIMAFLDKQSLLFVDTADMLARMARETLVHARLPNFHIPAAVEVLTTGTYSRLPACIRERIVPPDPITPAEKRSTLQRLNQVIQHRLVTGNLLPQMRNLKIEAGRVTFLVEQEFSVSLTVMGDGPAVPWRLLELEILVSDRETGDGKALVHPLQTRYVHQVVQSRLAESTNPLSEVYHILHYFCQSLQLEVLYSQTLRLIRDRLDDHIHVDEYTPGKCLSVSYWRELTNKDPRSELGYKLTVQVDQHDPARSLAIVHVPSLGSKESEIADRAIRSDQLSMECLLVHTIYVRTRSRLLDLKQELQSMLKDVECTLAGSPAILSVPILQPCLRAEHLLVTVDTHTGMLQCHVPQYEAPLVPELTATLNGDHSRLPTLISELRFWITQRRCEKTLQHLPATSHERLPILHHPEHPMSKISRHRMFVQLHRHPTVILIVAFKEKESSPCEIECSFYLAVVKHSSVEDDPHDDSIETEIPKMYLKVQTLIEFDTFVITHGPFTSVDSEATEINSNKRRSTGPSGRTDASTTLQNRRSKQPAYFIPELAHVVALCDERIPFVTLAQELTKRDIAHQGLQVEANATALVLKLVQLPAPSSTISSSCSWQALLKRLLSVSIRVQGKGMAKTWMAEFVFHGSPLSSNHPKEQGLRRPVYFQYEMGTADTMSRTVDALLNDWAQVVHMYSLVHDLAEYFKMEKYNLRNMVSIKSFNYSKLVLAYGPNRGATVTIQWNANDKAFKLTFGKSPTSTTTNAHSIMKEQLEAHLNRHRNLAQLIHILHETLQPLTSISKLPMIPQLCVYNSRPQVPVQTFTIMPQCVTLVRIAYQGMYCLELRLRGGGLVSLRDGAYSRFDRSYVVDEFTPTQGLKAFLSKYVDESAVFRRRSQSEDDNPPSPVTMDSDGGSGSGNVGFLSHHRSGPQSPAQQRDGLRFHPPLTPPSGSNPHTPASPHTTNISQTNQHQSFGSSPATSFNLASPPSLPPNTPNMLPHPSPGSGLVANSPLNPMHVPSPAGLMPTSSPGPCSNVQVGHSPAGSFMQTGHIDGSPFPSSQSMASPAASNWPGSPNVPRPSPARPAQSPGHALHSPQASDHKTGTHIPRVLPPRSWAGAVPTLLTHEALELLSCPSPHPSGLPGPDLSPLERFLGCIYMRRQFQRFIQTDDCLTAINSTEPGVVQFKVESLQCRVGLNPQHLQSLHIKVQPLPEHKDQWTLEELQIIEKFFDTRAAAPPYKPNTLSAFGRMLNVPYNVLKDFVQIMKLELVPGLLQQQQLKWSVQWCLRIPPSGTPIVPTGMAAVLVCRNKILFFLQITRIGLPYQGETLSLVLPLVFDVNTNVTQLAEKRDPSPASAMAAASLQLKRFAEYGANQAECSLFPAVRDLLANLTLPSDPPTVMSQVVQSPAGGQVTPTQQIQSPAMQLHSPMPGNQGPPQGPYGIQGMPPMGIMGGPPQ